In Eriocheir sinensis breed Jianghai 21 chromosome 43, ASM2467909v1, whole genome shotgun sequence, the sequence cctcctcgacGACGACTATGTTCCTCGAGTACAAGAAATGATTACGACTCGACTTCGATAACAACTCataattggtctctctctctctctctctctctctctctctctctctctctctctctctgataaaaaaaaaatattagaacaaTCTTTAATTCGATAAAAGTGTTCGTGTAATAAATGAAATTCGGATCCATATTAAGTCGAAGAGATGACACCCGACAGAAATTAGGatgggattaggaggaggaggaggaggaggaggaggaagaagaagaggaggaggaggaggaggagcacaagttGAGAAAGAGGCGTGTAAGAGGAACTGGGAAGAGCAAAGAGTGTTCCTACCGAGAATAtgggatgcggaggaggaggaggaggaggaggaggaggaggaagaggaggaggagggtaatcgTCGGAGCACAAGACTTCACCATCCGTATGAATTATGGTAATGCagcgtggggggggggagagagagagagagagagagagagagagagagagagagagagagagagagagagagagagagagagagagagagaataggtagcTTTCCTCACTACCACCCTGTCCTTCACAACCATTAACacctcaccatcattaccattatctacacacacacacacacacacacacacacacacacacacacacacacacacacacacacacacaatcacatcaAAAGGACGGAGACGAAGCGACGAACAAGACAACAAACAGAAgcctgacgatgacgatgatgataagacaataagagagaaaaaaaggaaaaaaaataataaggaaaaaaatgaatccTTGAAGAGACGACTCATGAAACGCCGACTATTTTACCTTCGTTGTCgtggacctttttttttataacccattcatttttttattttttttttattcgttcaaAGAGGCCTTATAGGAGACTTTTTGTTccagcttttctttttcctcctccttccctccagtcttcctctcctttttctctcatgtcccttttctcatcttcctcctcctcctcctcctcttcctctcttccttccatgctatctgtctctccctttttctttcctccctctcttcatcctcgtctctctccctacctttcacctttcttttttacttctataTTTCCCTCATTCCGTCATGTTTCCTATCTCTTCTCATGCTCTTCttccagtcctcttcctcctccttctttctcatctctccactttctccaagcttcccctcccttcttctcttcccgtttttccttcttactattctttctctcccttccacctcttacgttcttatgttcttatgtagtaaTGTCTTTAAGTTGAATAAATTAAGATTCaataaagacataggcaagaactggtttacgatcagagttgtggatgagtggaacagcttGGCAGTCATATTTTGTGTGCCAATACAGTTAAGTTAGATTTAGTTAGGTGAGGTTCAATGAAATagataagagaaacagcaacacgttatcactactctgttgtaATTGCTTCCTTTACAACAGGAGCAATTCTTTCaactactccttcctccctctttggaATGGAAACTACGCTTTCCTTGACAGAGGGGGCACCCTTCTCAACAACCTTCTGTCGAGtgacaactttttcttctgttatgGAAGGAGTAATTTTTTCAACAACtgtctgatttgtcacaacgggaaccttttcctctgttacaacagggatttcttctttctctttagaaacagtgacaatctcttctgtcgccgtaggggcagcctgttcagtagccctttcttgtgggacagcctgttcaataaccctttcttgtggggcattctgctcaatagccctttcttgtgtcacaacaggaactttttcttctgtcggcgatggggcagcctgttcaataaccctttcttgtgtcacaacaggaactttttcttctgtcggcgatggggcagcctgttcaataaccctttcttgtgtcacaacaggaactttttcttctgtcggcgatggggcagcctgttcaataaccctttcttgtgtcacaacaggaacttttccttctgttGGCGATGGGGCAACCTGTTCAATAACCCcttcttgtgggacagcctgttcaataaccctttcttgtgggacagcctgttcaataaccctttcttgtgggacagcctgttcaataaccctttcttgtgtcacaacaggaactttttcttctgtcggcgATGGGGCAAccttttcaataaccctttcttgtggggcaaccttttcaataaccctttcttgtggggcaacctgttcaataaccctttcttgtggggcagcctgttcaataaccctttcttgtggggcagcctgttcaataaccctttcttgtggggcagcctgttcaataaccccttcttgtgggacagcctgttcaataaccctttcttgtgtcacaacaggaactttttcttctgttggcgatggggcagcctgttcagtagccctttcttgtggggcaacctgttcaataaccctttcttgtgtcacaacaggaactttttcttctgttggCGATGGGGCAAccttttcaataaccctttcttgtggggcaacctgttcaataaccctttctagTGGGGTATTCTGCTCAATAATcttttcttgtgtcacaacaggaactttttcttctgtcggcgatggggcaactttttcaacaacctcctgttcAGGGACTGCCGGGACCtttccttctgtcaccgagggaataatcttttcaataaccttctctTCTGccacaacagggacttcttcttgCTCCTTAGAGACACTTACGATCTCCTCTGTCACCGGaggggcagcctgctcaacaGCCTTCTCTTTTGTCACAACGAGAACTTTTCCTTCCGTCACCGTGGGGGGAATCTTTTCAGCAACCTTCGCCGGCGTCACAGCAGGGACTGTCTTTTCAACGACTTCACCTTCTTGAATGATAGGGGCAGCACTTGGTTCTTTTACGACGCATAGGCTACGCGTAGCATTTGTTTCTTcagcctttgctttttcttccttaatcttgtttttcacgtcatcaacttggtgtttcaagtcttcaattgtTTCATTAAGATGTTTTTCGTTACGAACCTCTTTGATGTCGCTATCACTCAcattcttttcgacttctttttgaattacagtttctttctcgacatcttttccatcatctttctctgtaacattcttcctttccacagatgtcaccttggtgctttcctgtggagaaagttgttcttctttctctttaactaacacttcattcgttatattgccgggcagaatctcctttatttcctctgatCGTTCTACTGtctgaagtccatcatccttctctgtaacattcttcctttccacagatgtcaccttggtgctttcctgtggagaaagttgttcttctttctcttta encodes:
- the LOC127010430 gene encoding titin-like isoform X38, translated to MNLFVVQTILILLGLGPFMESTGGVAGLPGLPEDNPRCAALVEAAKAEYRKLYAAGLKDSPNLMDLILTNLGIASNDTFKTIERKVFNNTDETGHETGKKTVVEKTTETDIAPNGTVSKTSETTVDIDEYGKQSGEKSVTERETVIGQTPDNETITQTVDVEKVMDEAGNEIKEEVVIKKELIVQPPTNTTDANLIVPKVGADDKGKNKTELKLGASEKSDGLEKVERSEEIKEILPGNITNEVLVKEMKEQLSPQESTKVTSVERKNVTKKDDGLQTVERSEEIKEILPGNITNEVLVKEKEEQLSPQESTKVTSVERKNVTEKDDGLQTVERSEEIKEILPGNITNEVLVKEKEEQLSPQESTKVTSVERKNVTEKDDGKDVEKETVIQKEVEKNVSDSDIKEVRNEKHLNETIEDLKHQVDDVKNKIKEEKAKAEETNATRSLCVVKEPSAAPIIQEGEVVEKTVPAVTPAKVAEKIPPTVTEGKVLVVTKEKAVEQAAPPVTEEIVSVSKEQEEVPVVAEEKVIEKIIPSVTEGKVPAVPEQEVVEKVAPSPTEEKVPVVTQEKIIEQNTPLERVIEQVAPQERVIEKVAPSPTEEKVPVVTQERVIEQAVPQERVIEQAVPQERVIEQAVPQEGVIEQAAPSPTEEKVPVVTQERAIEQNAPQERVIEQAVPQERATEQAAPTATEEIVTVSKEKEEIPVVTEEKVPVVTNQTVVEKITPSITEEKVVTRQKVVEKGAPSVKESVVSIPKREEGVVERIAPVVKEAITTE
- the LOC127010430 gene encoding titin-like isoform X17, which translates into the protein MNLFVVQTILILLGLGPFMESTGGVAGLPGLPEDNPRCAALVEAAKAEYRKLYAAGLKDSPNLMDLILTNLGIASNDTFKTIERKVFNNTDETGHETGKKTVVEKTTETDIAPNGTVSKTSETTVDIDEYGKQSGEKSVTERETVIGQTPDNETITQTVDVEKVMDEAGNEIKEEVVIKKELIVQPPTNTTDANLIVPKVGADDKGKNKTELKLGASEKSDGLEKVERSEEIKEILPGNITNEVLVKEMKEQLSPQESTKVTSVERKNVTKKDDGLQTVERSEEIKEILPGNITNEVLVKEKEEQLSPQESTKVTSVERKNVTEKDDGLQTVERSEEIKEILPGNITNEVLVKEKEEQLSPQESTKVTSVERKNVTEKDDGKDVEKETVIQKEVEKNVSDSDIKEVRNEKHLNETIEDLKHQVDDVKNKIKEEKAKAEETNATRSLCVVKEPSAAPIIQEGEVVEKTVPAVTPAKVAEKIPPTVTEGKVLVVTKEKAVEQAAPPVTEEIVSVSKEQEEVPVVAEEKVIEKIIPSVTEGKVPAVPEQEVVEKVAPSPTEEKVPVVTQEKIIEQNTPLERVIEQVAPQERVIEKVAPSPTEEKVPVVTQERVIEQVAPQERATEQAAPSPTEEKVPVVTQERVIEQAVPQEGVIEQAAPQERVIEQAAPQERVIEQAAPQERVIEQAVPQEGVIEQAAPSPTEEKVPVVTQERAIEQNAPQERVIEQAVPQERATEQAAPTATEEIVTVSKEKEEIPVVTEEKVPVVTNQTVVEKITPSITEEKVVTRQKVVEKGAPSVKESVVSIPKREEGVVERIAPVVKEAITTE
- the LOC127010430 gene encoding titin-like isoform X18; protein product: MNLFVVQTILILLGLGPFMESTGGVAGLPGLPEDNPRCAALVEAAKAEYRKLYAAGLKDSPNLMDLILTNLGIASNDTFKTIERKVFNNTDETGHETGKKTVVEKTTETDIAPNGTVSKTSETTVDIDEYGKQSGEKSVTERETVIGQTPDNETITQTVDVEKVMDEAGNEIKEEVVIKKELIVQPPTNTTDANLIVPKVGADDKGKNKTELKLGASEKSDGLEKVERSEEIKEILPGNITNEVLVKEMKEQLSPQESTKVTSVERKNVTKKDDGLQTVERSEEIKEILPGNITNEVLVKEKEEQLSPQESTKVTSVERKNVTEKDDGLQTVERSEEIKEILPGNITNEVLVKEKEEQLSPQESTKVTSVERKNVTEKDDGKDVEKETVIQKEVEKNVSDSDIKEVRNEKHLNETIEDLKHQVDDVKNKIKEEKAKAEETNATRSLCVVKEPSAAPIIQEGEVVEKTVPAVTPAKVAEKIPPTVTEGKVLVVTKEKAVEQAAPPVTEEIVSVSKEQEEVPVVAEEKVIEKIIPSVTEGKVPAVPEQEVVEKVAPSPTEEKVPVVTQEKIIEQNTPLERVIEQVAPQERVIEKVAPSPTEEKVPVVTQERVIEQVAPQERATEQAAPSPTEEKVPVVTQERVIEQAVPQEGVIEQAAPQERVIEQAAPQERVIEQAAPQERVIEQAVPQERVIEQAVPQERVIEQAVPQEGVIEQNAPQERVIEQAVPQERATEQAAPTATEEIVTVSKEKEEIPVVTEEKVPVVTNQTVVEKITPSITEEKVVTRQKVVEKGAPSVKESVVSIPKREEGVVERIAPVVKEAITTE
- the LOC127010430 gene encoding probable serine/threonine-protein kinase kinX isoform X43 is translated as MNLFVVQTILILLGLGPFMESTGGVAGLPGLPEDNPRCAALVEAAKAEYRKLYAAGLKDSPNLMDLILTNLGIASNDTFKTIERKVFNNTDETGHETGKKTVVEKTTETDIAPNGTVSKTSETTVDIDEYGKQSGEKSVTERETVIGQTPDNETITQTVDVEKVMDEAGNEIKEEVVIKKELIVQPPTNTTDANLIVPKVGADDKGKNKTELKLGASEKSDGLEKVERSEEIKEILPGNITNEVLVKEMKEQLSPQESTKVTSVERKNVTKKDDGLQTVERSEEIKEILPGNITNEVLVKEKEEQLSPQESTKVTSVERKNVTEKDDGLQTVERSEEIKEILPGNITNEVLVKEKEEQLSPQESTKVTSVERKNVTEKDDGKDVEKETVIQKEVEKNVSDSDIKEVRNEKHLNETIEDLKHQVDDVKNKIKEEKAKAEETNATRSLCVVKEPSAAPIIQEGEVVEKTVPAVTPAKVAEKIPPTVTEGKVLVVTKEKAVEQAAPPVTEEIVSVSKEQEEVPVVAEEKVIEKIIPSVTEGKVPAVPEQEVVEKVAPSPTEEKVPVVTQEKIIEQNTPLERVIEQVAPQERVIEKVAPSPTEEKVPVVTQERVIEQAVPQEGVIEQAAPSPTEEKVPVVTQERAIEQNAPQERVIEQAVPQERATEQAAPTATEEIVTVSKEKEEIPVVTEEKVPVVTNQTVVEKITPSITEEKVVTRQKVVEKGAPSVKESVVSIPKREEGVVERIAPVVKEAITTE
- the LOC127010430 gene encoding titin-like isoform X5 → MNLFVVQTILILLGLGPFMESTGGVAGLPGLPEDNPRCAALVEAAKAEYRKLYAAGLKDSPNLMDLILTNLGIASNDTFKTIERKVFNNTDETGHETGKKTVVEKTTETDIAPNGTVSKTSETTVDIDEYGKQSGEKSVTERETVIGQTPDNETITQTVDVEKVMDEAGNEIKEEVVIKKELIVQPPTNTTDANLIVPKVGADDKGKNKTELKLGASEKSDGLEKVERSEEIKEILPGNITNEVLVKEMKEQLSPQESTKVTSVERKNVTKKDDGLQTVERSEEIKEILPGNITNEVLVKEKEEQLSPQESTKVTSVERKNVTEKDDGLQTVERSEEIKEILPGNITNEVLVKEKEEQLSPQESTKVTSVERKNVTEKDDGKDVEKETVIQKEVEKNVSDSDIKEVRNEKHLNETIEDLKHQVDDVKNKIKEEKAKAEETNATRSLCVVKEPSAAPIIQEGEVVEKTVPAVTPAKVAEKIPPTVTEGKVLVVTKEKAVEQAAPPVTEEIVSVSKEQEEVPVVAEEKVIEKIIPSVTEGKVPAVPEQEVVEKVAPSPTEEKVPVVTQEKIIEQNTPLERVIEQVAPSPTEEKVPVVTQERVIEQAAPQERVIEQAAPQERVIEQVAPQERVIEKVAPQERVIEKVAPSPTEEKVPVVTQERVIEQAVPQERVIEQAVPQERVIEQAVPQEGVIEQAAPSPTEEKVPVVTQERVIEQAAPSPTEEKVPVVTQERVIEQAAPSPTEEKVPVVTQERAIEQNAPQERVIEQAVPQERATEQAAPTATEEIVTVSKEKEEIPVVTEEKVPVVTNQTVVEKITPSITEEKVVTRQKVVEKGAPSVKESVVSIPKREEGVVERIAPVVKEAITTE
- the LOC127010430 gene encoding probable serine/threonine-protein kinase kinX isoform X45, with protein sequence MNLFVVQTILILLGLGPFMESTGGVAGLPGLPEDNPRCAALVEAAKAEYRKLYAAGLKDSPNLMDLILTNLGIASNDTFKTIERKVFNNTDETGHETGKKTVVEKTTETDIAPNGTVSKTSETTVDIDEYGKQSGEKSVTERETVIGQTPDNETITQTVDVEKVMDEAGNEIKEEVVIKKELIVQPPTNTTDANLIVPKVGADDKGKNKTELKLGASEKSDGLEKVERSEEIKEILPGNITNEVLVKEMKEQLSPQESTKVTSVERKNVTKKDDGLQTVERSEEIKEILPGNITNEVLVKEKEEQLSPQESTKVTSVERKNVTEKDDGLQTVERSEEIKEILPGNITNEVLVKEKEEQLSPQESTKVTSVERKNVTEKDDGKDVEKETVIQKEVEKNVSDSDIKEVRNEKHLNETIEDLKHQVDDVKNKIKEEKAKAEETNATRSLCVVKEPSAAPIIQEGEVVEKTVPAVTPAKVAEKIPPTVTEGKVLVVTKEKAVEQAAPPVTEEIVSVSKEQEEVPVVAEEKVIEKIIPSVTEGKVPAVPEQEVVEKVAPSPTEEKVPVVTQEKIIEQNTPLERVIEQVAPQERVIEKVAPSPTEEKVPVVTQERVIEQAVPQERVIEQAVPQERVIEQAVPQEGVIEQAVPQERATEQAAPTATEEIVTVSKEKEEIPVVTEEKVPVVTNQTVVEKITPSITEEKVVTRQKVVEKGAPSVKESVVSIPKREEGVVERIAPVVKEAITTE
- the LOC127010430 gene encoding probable serine/threonine-protein kinase kinX isoform X32, which translates into the protein MNLFVVQTILILLGLGPFMESTGGVAGLPGLPEDNPRCAALVEAAKAEYRKLYAAGLKDSPNLMDLILTNLGIASNDTFKTIERKVFNNTDETGHETGKKTVVEKTTETDIAPNGTVSKTSETTVDIDEYGKQSGEKSVTERETVIGQTPDNETITQTVDVEKVMDEAGNEIKEEVVIKKELIVQPPTNTTDANLIVPKVGADDKGKNKTELKLGASEKSDGLEKVERSEEIKEILPGNITNEVLVKEMKEQLSPQESTKVTSVERKNVTKKDDGLQTVERSEEIKEILPGNITNEVLVKEKEEQLSPQESTKVTSVERKNVTEKDDGLQTVERSEEIKEILPGNITNEVLVKEKEEQLSPQESTKVTSVERKNVTEKDDGKDVEKETVIQKEVEKNVSDSDIKEVRNEKHLNETIEDLKHQVDDVKNKIKEEKAKAEETNATRSLCVVKEPSAAPIIQEGEVVEKTVPAVTPAKVAEKIPPTVTEGKVLVVTKEKAVEQAAPPVTEEIVSVSKEQEEVPVVAEEKVIEKIIPSVTEGKVPAVPEQEVVEKVAPSPTEEKVPVVTQEKIIEQNTPLERVIEQVAPQERVIEKVAPSPTEEKVPVVTQERVIEQVAPQERATEQAAPSPTEEKVPVVTQERVIEQAVPQEGVIEQAAPQERVIEQAAPQERVIEQAAPQERVIEQAVPQEGVIEQAVPQERATEQAAPTATEEIVTVSKEKEEIPVVTEEKVPVVTNQTVVEKITPSITEEKVVTRQKVVEKGAPSVKESVVSIPKREEGVVERIAPVVKEAITTE
- the LOC127010430 gene encoding titin-like isoform X22, with product MNLFVVQTILILLGLGPFMESTGGVAGLPGLPEDNPRCAALVEAAKAEYRKLYAAGLKDSPNLMDLILTNLGIASNDTFKTIERKVFNNTDETGHETGKKTVVEKTTETDIAPNGTVSKTSETTVDIDEYGKQSGEKSVTERETVIGQTPDNETITQTVDVEKVMDEAGNEIKEEVVIKKELIVQPPTNTTDANLIVPKVGADDKGKNKTELKLGASEKSDGLEKVERSEEIKEILPGNITNEVLVKEMKEQLSPQESTKVTSVERKNVTKKDDGLQTVERSEEIKEILPGNITNEVLVKEKEEQLSPQESTKVTSVERKNVTEKDDGLQTVERSEEIKEILPGNITNEVLVKEKEEQLSPQESTKVTSVERKNVTEKDDGKDVEKETVIQKEVEKNVSDSDIKEVRNEKHLNETIEDLKHQVDDVKNKIKEEKAKAEETNATRSLCVVKEPSAAPIIQEGEVVEKTVPAVTPAKVAEKIPPTVTEGKVLVVTKEKAVEQAAPPVTEEIVSVSKEQEEVPVVAEEKVIEKIIPSVTEGKVPAVPEQEVVEKVAPSPTEEKVPVVTQEKIIEQNTPLERVIEQVAPQERVIEKVAPSPTEEKVPVVTQERVIEQVAPQERATEQAAPSPTEEKVPVVTQERVIEQAVPQEGVIEQAAPQERVIEQAAPQERVIEQAAPQERVIEQAAPSPTEEKVPVVTQERAIEQNAPQERVIEQAVPQERATEQAAPTATEEIVTVSKEKEEIPVVTEEKVPVVTNQTVVEKITPSITEEKVVTRQKVVEKGAPSVKESVVSIPKREEGVVERIAPVVKEAITTE
- the LOC127010430 gene encoding probable serine/threonine-protein kinase kinX isoform X23, translated to MNLFVVQTILILLGLGPFMESTGGVAGLPGLPEDNPRCAALVEAAKAEYRKLYAAGLKDSPNLMDLILTNLGIASNDTFKTIERKVFNNTDETGHETGKKTVVEKTTETDIAPNGTVSKTSETTVDIDEYGKQSGEKSVTERETVIGQTPDNETITQTVDVEKVMDEAGNEIKEEVVIKKELIVQPPTNTTDANLIVPKVGADDKGKNKTELKLGASEKSDGLEKVERSEEIKEILPGNITNEVLVKEMKEQLSPQESTKVTSVERKNVTKKDDGLQTVERSEEIKEILPGNITNEVLVKEKEEQLSPQESTKVTSVERKNVTEKDDGLQTVERSEEIKEILPGNITNEVLVKEKEEQLSPQESTKVTSVERKNVTEKDDGKDVEKETVIQKEVEKNVSDSDIKEVRNEKHLNETIEDLKHQVDDVKNKIKEEKAKAEETNATRSLCVVKEPSAAPIIQEGEVVEKTVPAVTPAKVAEKIPPTVTEGKVLVVTKEKAVEQAAPPVTEEIVSVSKEQEEVPVVAEEKVIEKIIPSVTEGKVPAVPEQEVVEKVAPSPTEEKVPVVTQEKIIEQNTPLERVIEQVAPQERVIEKVAPSPTEEKVPVVTQERVIEQVAPQERATEQAAPSPTEEKVPVVTQERVIEQAVPQEGVIEQAAPQERVIEQAAPQERVIEQAAPQERVIEQAVPQERVIEQAVPQERVIEQAVPQEGVIEQAVPQERATEQAAPTATEEIVTVSKEKEEIPVVTEEKVPVVTNQTVVEKITPSITEEKVVTRQKVVEKGAPSVKESVVSIPKREEGVVERIAPVVKEAITTE
- the LOC127010430 gene encoding probable serine/threonine-protein kinase kinX isoform X34 is translated as MNLFVVQTILILLGLGPFMESTGGVAGLPGLPEDNPRCAALVEAAKAEYRKLYAAGLKDSPNLMDLILTNLGIASNDTFKTIERKVFNNTDETGHETGKKTVVEKTTETDIAPNGTVSKTSETTVDIDEYGKQSGEKSVTERETVIGQTPDNETITQTVDVEKVMDEAGNEIKEEVVIKKELIVQPPTNTTDANLIVPKVGADDKGKNKTELKLGASEKSDGLEKVERSEEIKEILPGNITNEVLVKEMKEQLSPQESTKVTSVERKNVTKKDDGLQTVERSEEIKEILPGNITNEVLVKEKEEQLSPQESTKVTSVERKNVTEKDDGLQTVERSEEIKEILPGNITNEVLVKEKEEQLSPQESTKVTSVERKNVTEKDDGKDVEKETVIQKEVEKNVSDSDIKEVRNEKHLNETIEDLKHQVDDVKNKIKEEKAKAEETNATRSLCVVKEPSAAPIIQEGEVVEKTVPAVTPAKVAEKIPPTVTEGKVLVVTKEKAVEQAAPPVTEEIVSVSKEQEEVPVVAEEKVIEKIIPSVTEGKVPAVPEQEVVEKVAPSPTEEKVPVVTQEKIIEQNTPLERVIEQVAPQERVIEKVAPSPTEEKVPVVTQERVIEQVAPQERATEQAAPSPTEEKVPVVTQERVIEQAVPQEGVIEQAAPQERVIEQAAPQERVIEQAAPQERVIEQAVPQERATEQAAPTATEEIVTVSKEKEEIPVVTEEKVPVVTNQTVVEKITPSITEEKVVTRQKVVEKGAPSVKESVVSIPKREEGVVERIAPVVKEAITTE
- the LOC127010430 gene encoding titin-like isoform X28; this translates as MNLFVVQTILILLGLGPFMESTGGVAGLPGLPEDNPRCAALVEAAKAEYRKLYAAGLKDSPNLMDLILTNLGIASNDTFKTIERKVFNNTDETGHETGKKTVVEKTTETDIAPNGTVSKTSETTVDIDEYGKQSGEKSVTERETVIGQTPDNETITQTVDVEKVMDEAGNEIKEEVVIKKELIVQPPTNTTDANLIVPKVGADDKGKNKTELKLGASEKSDGLEKVERSEEIKEILPGNITNEVLVKEMKEQLSPQESTKVTSVERKNVTKKDDGLQTVERSEEIKEILPGNITNEVLVKEKEEQLSPQESTKVTSVERKNVTEKDDGLQTVERSEEIKEILPGNITNEVLVKEKEEQLSPQESTKVTSVERKNVTEKDDGKDVEKETVIQKEVEKNVSDSDIKEVRNEKHLNETIEDLKHQVDDVKNKIKEEKAKAEETNATRSLCVVKEPSAAPIIQEGEVVEKTVPAVTPAKVAEKIPPTVTEGKVLVVTKEKAVEQAAPPVTEEIVSVSKEQEEVPVVAEEKVIEKIIPSVTEGKVPAVPEQEVVEKVAPSPTEEKVPVVTQEKIIEQNTPLERVIEQVAPQERVIEKVAPSPTEEKVPVVTQERVIEQVAPQERATEQAAPSPTEEKVPVVTQERVIEQAVPQEGVIEQAAPQERVIEQAAPQERVIEQAAPQERVIEQAVPQEGVIEQNAPQERVIEQAVPQERATEQAAPTATEEIVTVSKEKEEIPVVTEEKVPVVTNQTVVEKITPSITEEKVVTRQKVVEKGAPSVKESVVSIPKREEGVVERIAPVVKEAITTE
- the LOC127010430 gene encoding titin-like isoform X14, which gives rise to MNLFVVQTILILLGLGPFMESTGGVAGLPGLPEDNPRCAALVEAAKAEYRKLYAAGLKDSPNLMDLILTNLGIASNDTFKTIERKVFNNTDETGHETGKKTVVEKTTETDIAPNGTVSKTSETTVDIDEYGKQSGEKSVTERETVIGQTPDNETITQTVDVEKVMDEAGNEIKEEVVIKKELIVQPPTNTTDANLIVPKVGADDKGKNKTELKLGASEKSDGLEKVERSEEIKEILPGNITNEVLVKEMKEQLSPQESTKVTSVERKNVTKKDDGLQTVERSEEIKEILPGNITNEVLVKEKEEQLSPQESTKVTSVERKNVTEKDDGLQTVERSEEIKEILPGNITNEVLVKEKEEQLSPQESTKVTSVERKNVTEKDDGKDVEKETVIQKEVEKNVSDSDIKEVRNEKHLNETIEDLKHQVDDVKNKIKEEKAKAEETNATRSLCVVKEPSAAPIIQEGEVVEKTVPAVTPAKVAEKIPPTVTEGKVLVVTKEKAVEQAAPPVTEEIVSVSKEQEEVPVVAEEKVIEKIIPSVTEGKVPAVPEQEVVEKVAPSPTEEKVPVVTQEKIIEQNTPLERVIEQVAPQERVIEKVAPSPTEEKVPVVTQERVIEQVAPQERATEQAAPSPTEEKVPVVTQERVIEQAVPQEGVIEQAAPQERVIEQAAPQERVIEQAAPQERVIEQAVPQERVIEQAVPQERVIEQAVPQEGVIEQAAPSPTEEKVPVVTQERAIEQNAPQERVIEQAVPQERATEQAAPTATEEIVTVSKEKEEIPVVTEEKVPVVTNQTVVEKITPSITEEKVVTRQKVVEKGAPSVKESVVSIPKREEGVVERIAPVVKEAITTE
- the LOC127010430 gene encoding titin-like isoform X8, with translation MNLFVVQTILILLGLGPFMESTGGVAGLPGLPEDNPRCAALVEAAKAEYRKLYAAGLKDSPNLMDLILTNLGIASNDTFKTIERKVFNNTDETGHETGKKTVVEKTTETDIAPNGTVSKTSETTVDIDEYGKQSGEKSVTERETVIGQTPDNETITQTVDVEKVMDEAGNEIKEEVVIKKELIVQPPTNTTDANLIVPKVGADDKGKNKTELKLGASEKSDGLEKVERSEEIKEILPGNITNEVLVKEMKEQLSPQESTKVTSVERKNVTKKDDGLQTVERSEEIKEILPGNITNEVLVKEKEEQLSPQESTKVTSVERKNVTEKDDGLQTVERSEEIKEILPGNITNEVLVKEKEEQLSPQESTKVTSVERKNVTEKDDGKDVEKETVIQKEVEKNVSDSDIKEVRNEKHLNETIEDLKHQVDDVKNKIKEEKAKAEETNATRSLCVVKEPSAAPIIQEGEVVEKTVPAVTPAKVAEKIPPTVTEGKVLVVTKEKAVEQAAPPVTEEIVSVSKEQEEVPVVAEEKVIEKIIPSVTEGKVPAVPEQEVVEKVAPSPTEEKVPVVTQEKIIEQNTPLERVIEQVAPQERVIEKVAPSPTEEKVPVVTQERVIEQAAPQERVIEQAAPQERVIEQVAPSPTEEKVPVVTQERVIEQAVPQERVIEQAVPQERVIEQAVPQEGVIEQAAPSPTEEKVPVVTQERVIEQAAPSPTEEKVPVVTQERVIEQAAPSPTEEKVPVVTQERAIEQNAPQERVIEQAVPQERATEQAAPTATEEIVTVSKEKEEIPVVTEEKVPVVTNQTVVEKITPSITEEKVVTRQKVVEKGAPSVKESVVSIPKREEGVVERIAPVVKEAITTE